Proteins from a genomic interval of Candidatus Thermoplasmatota archaeon:
- a CDS encoding succinate dehydrogenase/fumarate reductase iron-sulfur subunit, whose protein sequence is MAHLRVRRGGPDGTQLEDFHVEVEEGMVVLDAVHRIQATEAPDLACRWNCKAGKCGSCSAEVNGEPRLMCMTRLSDLPEGPVVVEPVKTFPLVKDLVTDVSWNYRVNKKVQPFTPREMTAEEKAKGEFNMKQADIDRVQEFRKCIECFLCQNVCHVLRDHHREDAFYGPRFMIRMASLEMHPKDGADRIPALAGEAGVGMCNITKCCTEVCPEHIRITDNGIIPLKERVADRHWDPVRWMIGKLGGK, encoded by the coding sequence ATGGCGCACCTCCGCGTGCGCCGCGGCGGCCCGGACGGGACCCAGCTCGAGGACTTCCACGTCGAGGTCGAGGAAGGCATGGTCGTCCTCGACGCCGTGCACCGCATCCAGGCCACGGAGGCGCCCGACCTCGCGTGCCGCTGGAACTGCAAGGCCGGCAAGTGCGGCTCGTGCTCCGCCGAGGTCAACGGCGAGCCCCGCCTCATGTGCATGACGCGTCTCTCGGACCTCCCCGAGGGCCCCGTCGTCGTCGAGCCCGTGAAGACGTTCCCGCTCGTAAAGGACCTCGTCACCGACGTGTCGTGGAACTACCGCGTCAACAAGAAGGTCCAGCCCTTCACGCCCCGCGAGATGACGGCGGAGGAGAAGGCCAAGGGCGAATTCAACATGAAGCAGGCGGACATCGACCGCGTGCAGGAGTTCAGGAAGTGCATCGAATGCTTCCTCTGCCAGAACGTCTGCCACGTCCTCCGCGACCACCACCGCGAGGACGCCTTCTACGGCCCGCGCTTCATGATCCGCATGGCGAGCCTCGAGATGCACCCGAAGGACGGCGCCGACCGCATCCCCGCGCTCGCGGGAGAAGCGGGCGTCGGGATGTGCAACATCACGAAGTGCTGCACCGAAGTGTGCCCTGAACACATCCGGATCACCGACAACGGCATCATCCCCCTGAAGGAGCGCGTCGCGGACCGGCACTGGGACCCCGTCCGCTGGATGATCGGGAAGCTCGGCGGCAAGTAG
- a CDS encoding fumarate reductase/succinate dehydrogenase flavoprotein subunit — MAGGSNVQLTVPKQAPRAASVPARPHVQEHAYDVLVVGAGGAGIRAAVEAARGGARTALLSKSLLGKAHTVMAEGGVAAALRNADERDSWQVHFRDTMRGGKFLNNWRMAQIHAQEAPERVRELEMWGAVFDRTKDGWINQRNFGGHTYPRLAHVGDRTGLEIIRTLQDKAVHTPGLEVFMELTVVKLFKSKDGKVGAALAYERATGRFHLFKAKAFVLATGGVGKAFRITSNSWEYTGDGMGIAYEAGADLLGMEFVQFHPTGMVWPPSVKGILVTEGVRGEGGILRNTKGERFMFRYVPEMFKGEFAETEEEAARWLAGDKNARRPPELLTRDVVARAIMAEVKSGRGTPRGGVYLDISWREADYVRAKLPSMYHQFKELAGVDITKEPMEVGPTMHYIMGGIRVDPDTEMTNVPGLFAAGECAAGLHGANRLGGNSLSDLLVFGQRAGAGAASYARGLPSTPEVDPAEVYAAVAHALEPFDRATGESPFAVMDALQEIMQANAGMVRFRDELEHAAKEIEALRHRAAKVRVAGTREFNPGWHVAMDLPNLLVASEAIALSALAREESRGGHTRGDFTDADEEKWGKTWVVCRRENGRMKVVLEPVVPMPADLKAIVSGKAEDVATKKEASA, encoded by the coding sequence ATGGCCGGCGGCAGCAACGTCCAGCTCACGGTGCCCAAGCAGGCGCCGCGCGCCGCCAGCGTCCCCGCCCGCCCGCACGTGCAGGAGCACGCCTACGACGTGCTCGTCGTGGGCGCCGGCGGCGCCGGCATCCGCGCCGCCGTCGAGGCCGCCAGAGGCGGCGCGCGCACCGCGCTGCTCTCGAAGTCCCTGCTCGGCAAGGCGCACACTGTCATGGCCGAGGGCGGGGTCGCGGCCGCGCTGCGCAACGCCGACGAGCGCGACTCGTGGCAGGTGCACTTCCGCGACACGATGCGCGGCGGGAAGTTCCTCAACAACTGGCGCATGGCGCAGATCCACGCCCAGGAGGCGCCGGAGCGCGTGCGCGAGCTCGAGATGTGGGGCGCCGTCTTCGACCGCACGAAGGACGGCTGGATCAACCAGCGCAATTTCGGCGGCCACACGTACCCCCGCCTCGCGCACGTCGGCGACCGCACGGGCCTGGAGATCATCCGCACCCTCCAGGACAAGGCGGTCCACACGCCCGGCCTCGAGGTCTTCATGGAGCTGACCGTGGTCAAGCTCTTCAAGTCGAAGGACGGCAAGGTCGGCGCCGCGCTCGCCTACGAGCGCGCCACGGGCCGCTTCCATCTCTTCAAGGCGAAGGCCTTCGTCCTCGCGACGGGCGGCGTCGGCAAGGCGTTCCGCATCACGTCGAACTCCTGGGAATACACCGGCGACGGCATGGGCATCGCCTACGAGGCGGGCGCGGACCTGCTCGGCATGGAGTTCGTGCAATTCCACCCCACCGGCATGGTGTGGCCCCCGAGCGTCAAGGGCATCCTCGTCACCGAGGGCGTCCGCGGCGAGGGCGGCATCCTGCGCAACACGAAGGGCGAGCGCTTCATGTTCCGCTACGTCCCCGAGATGTTCAAGGGCGAGTTCGCGGAGACCGAGGAGGAGGCCGCGCGGTGGCTCGCGGGCGACAAGAACGCCCGCCGCCCGCCTGAGCTTCTCACCCGCGACGTCGTCGCGCGCGCCATCATGGCCGAAGTCAAGTCCGGCCGCGGCACGCCCCGCGGCGGCGTGTACCTCGACATCAGCTGGCGCGAGGCGGACTACGTGCGCGCGAAGCTCCCGTCGATGTACCACCAGTTCAAGGAGCTCGCGGGCGTCGACATCACGAAGGAGCCCATGGAGGTCGGCCCCACGATGCACTACATCATGGGCGGCATCCGTGTGGACCCCGACACCGAGATGACGAACGTGCCCGGCCTCTTCGCCGCGGGCGAGTGCGCCGCGGGCCTCCACGGCGCGAACCGCCTCGGCGGCAACTCCCTCTCCGACCTCCTCGTCTTCGGCCAGCGCGCGGGCGCCGGCGCCGCGAGCTACGCGCGCGGCCTCCCGAGCACGCCCGAGGTCGACCCGGCCGAGGTCTACGCGGCCGTCGCCCACGCGCTCGAGCCCTTCGACCGCGCGACCGGCGAATCGCCGTTCGCGGTCATGGATGCGCTGCAGGAGATCATGCAGGCGAACGCCGGCATGGTCCGCTTCCGCGACGAGCTTGAGCACGCCGCGAAGGAGATCGAAGCGCTCCGCCACCGCGCGGCGAAGGTCCGCGTGGCCGGAACCCGCGAGTTCAACCCCGGCTGGCACGTCGCGATGGACCTTCCGAACCTCCTCGTCGCGAGCGAAGCGATCGCGCTCTCGGCCCTCGCCCGCGAGGAATCGCGCGGCGGCCACACGCGCGGCGACTTCACGGACGCGGACGAGGAGAAATGGGGCAAGACGTGGGTGGTCTGCCGCCGCGAGAACGGCCGCATGAAGGTCGTTCTCGAGCCGGTCGTTCCGATGCCCGCGGATCTCAAGGCCATCGTGAGCGGCAAGGCCGAAGACGTGGCGACGAAGAAGGAGGCGAGCGCGTGA
- a CDS encoding succinate dehydrogenase, with product MAPDAAQAHSRRWLSTQRVDAWWLQPVALWATLVAFVIYATWRVFENGHFYADNGAYHYVSPLGSPDLTGIFPASWKAAVPLLAYPAILILPIPAGFRFTCYWFRRSYYRAFVARPAACAVEATKGVRYKGERGLMAVNNLHRFFLYLAIAKMLFDAWHVVTAVATPHGLYLGLGVLILLIDIVLLGAYVLGCHALRHLVGGRLDCFSCDALTMRQHGFWKAVTVLNRKHGFWAMASLFWIALTDLYIRHLSQTGLTHVLGVPA from the coding sequence GCGCGTGGACGCATGGTGGCTGCAGCCGGTGGCGCTGTGGGCCACCCTGGTCGCCTTCGTCATCTACGCGACGTGGCGCGTGTTCGAGAACGGCCACTTCTACGCCGACAACGGCGCGTACCACTACGTGTCGCCGCTCGGCAGCCCGGACCTCACGGGTATCTTCCCGGCGTCGTGGAAGGCCGCCGTGCCCCTGCTGGCCTACCCGGCCATCCTCATCCTGCCCATCCCGGCCGGCTTCCGCTTCACGTGCTACTGGTTCCGCCGCTCCTACTACCGCGCCTTCGTTGCCCGCCCGGCCGCCTGCGCGGTGGAGGCCACGAAGGGCGTGCGCTACAAGGGCGAGCGCGGCCTCATGGCGGTCAACAACCTGCACCGCTTCTTCCTCTACCTCGCCATCGCCAAGATGCTCTTCGACGCCTGGCACGTCGTGACCGCGGTGGCGACGCCGCACGGCCTGTACCTGGGCCTCGGCGTCCTCATCCTGCTCATCGACATCGTGCTCCTGGGCGCCTACGTGCTCGGCTGCCACGCCCTGCGCCACCTCGTGGGCGGCCGCCTCGACTGCTTCAGCTGCGACGCCCTGACGATGCGCCAGCACGGCTTCTGGAAGGCCGTCACGGTGCTCAACCGCAAGCACGGCTTCTGGGCCATGGCGAGCCTGTTCTGGATCGCCCTCACGGACCTCTACATCCGCCACCTCAGCCAGACCGGCCTCACCCACGTGCTGGGGGTGCCCGCCTGA